From Xiphophorus hellerii strain 12219 chromosome 20, Xiphophorus_hellerii-4.1, whole genome shotgun sequence, the proteins below share one genomic window:
- the LOC116710340 gene encoding uncharacterized protein LOC116710340 encodes MSDPETPPASEDMLKVRVLSRRGRLGACTRKINEIKTLMSDAGNVDAVNESVQAFKEAVDEFRNAHKLVQELLSEEEKENDYDDWFEPRITNLNYFLNDVETWKKDIVQSTIRPSDSISNVSQKSKSSSSIRSSASRSSSVSSELKKAKAEQAAALARVAALKEKHALQMEEAKLKLKMEQIELEADLAASTAKIKTLQSYEVDQKPSLGDGMNEYYSSHQEPESIEGNVEFMQLGAIPKTPLQRTIFERCKSSPRSLSTAENKPQNKNPTESETKAATYDHNASQTVQDYPDVAVTAANENVNVVIQRQNDIAELIVSQQNLSLLPPRNISVFDGNPLKYQSFVHAFEQLIEDRTKNDKDRLYYLEQFTSGLPRDLVRSCLHMEGSRGYREAKQLLKEHFGNEIKVSGAYLDKALNWPAIKAEDGKMLYAYAMYLRGCCNVMQDLQYIEDLEIPSNLRLLASKLPYKLRERWRTTAYEIQQKTGRRVRFKHLVEFVENYANMLLDPLFGDIQDQTTTKKTFPRGKGELKSIRGKNSSFATSIVTENTGCAIKQSVLPPPPPETTPSHIIPHCGFCEEKHNLTDCLHFKTGSHDSKVVFLRSHGYCFGCLRKGHLSKNCKRRLMCQVCQMRHPTVLHIKSAKVSKQDSQTEIEETPISSALVSAGDSTGAGRKCALAIVPVRVKVAKGDKYIQTYAFLDPGSTATFCTVRLMNRLNLKGRKTEILLRTMGQEKPAETYEVRGLEVGDLKGCTYLDLPKVYTQDKIPVSKENIITQADLEMWPHLRGVHLKKIEADIELLIGTDIPRALEPWKIINSHDNGPYAVETVLGWVVTGPLGVDSTAEYAGPIAVSSNRISVTELKDLLIRQYNQDFSENLYEEKIEMSVEDKCFMEIASGSLYIKDGHYHLPLPFRNKDKVMPDNYKMVKERTQHLMKRFKKDRMYAEEYTSFMEDILKRGYAEKVPFEQLCREDGHVWYIPHHGVYHKRKHKLRVVFDCTSSYQGTSLNKELLQGPDLTNTLIGVLLRFRQEPIAVMADIEAMFYQVYVDEKDRDVLRFLWWPEGNINKPLEVYRMKVHLFGSVSSPSIANFALRQTATDNQKHYSDEVIETIKSNFYVDDCLRSVATVKQAMKLVTDLTKICSEGGFTLTKWVSNNHEVLASIPEHHRAGAFKELDLDKEKLKEQITVESALGLHWDTLSDTFSFKVTIRSRPATRRGILSTVSSVYDPLGFLSPFVLKAKQLLQELCKTKYGWDHVIPQEFAKPWQRWLKELNLLHDFQVARCIKPENFDPVETAELHHFCDASESGYGTVSYLRLSNHQGQIHVCFIFGKARVAPLKQMTIPRLELTAATLAVKVDRMLKKELQLPLTDSTFWTDSTSVLKYIHNQTKRFHTFVSNRIAVIHDLSHTSQWRYISSKVNPADDASRGLYVESFVSSKWLTGPEYLSREKRTWPRHTEGLEEIPANDPEVRKEITINSVIVEDQHPVCKLIKYHSSWNKLQKSVAWILKVKRHLLLLSQQRKGQTHLSSGVMKRLKNQHETQNLSVEDMQNAEKAIICFEQKRYFDCEFTCLEQGKPLSSRSTILKLDPMLDGSILRVGGRINKSTMPIHQKNPIILPKGSHISNLILQQIHHQVGHSGRSHMLSKLRQKFWLPHANSLARKIIKSCVFCRRIQAKPGEQKMSDLPEDRLFPDLPPFSHVGIDYFGPIEVKRGRAQVKRWGVIFTCLVSRAIHLEMANFLTTDSCINAIRRFICRRGSMMSIRTDCGTNFVGAQKELQEALRELNHQKIQKALLVEGIKWIFNPPYGAHHGGVWERLIRLIKKTLTSILKEQTLDDETLSTALCEVEAILNDRPITSVSNDPNDLEPLTPNHLLQLKGKATIPPGVFDKADQYSRRRWRQAQYLADLFWRRWIREYLPLMQERSKWNSKKRNFGPGDLVVIVDNSAPRSAWTMGRVMKTFPNAKGFVRSVLVKTKANVIQRPIDKLCLLMEAAE; translated from the coding sequence CAGATCTTCCTCAGTCTCTTCAGAGTTAAAAAAGGCCAAAGCAGAACAGGCTGCTGCACTGGCACGAGTAGCTGCCTTGAAAGAGAAACATGCTTTGCAAATGGAGGAAGCAAAATTGAAGTTAAAGATGGAGCAAATTGAGCTAGAAGCTGATCTTGCAGCATCAACTGCTAAAATAAAGACCTTGCAAAGTTATGAGGTGGACCAGAAACCATCTTTAGGTGATGGCATGAATGAATATTATAGCTCTCATCAAGAACCAGAGTCGATAGAGGGCAATGTGGAATTTATGCAGCTAGGTGCTATACCAAAAACTCCACTTCAACGGACTATTTTTGAGAGATGTAAATCTTCTCCCAGGAGTTTAAGCACAGCAGAGAATaaacctcaaaataaaaatcccactgaaagtgaaactaaaGCTGCAACTTATGATCATAATGCATCTCAAACTGTACAAGATTACCCAGATGTggctgttactgctgctaatgaaaatgttaatgttgTTATTCAACGACAAAATGACATAGCAGAACTCATTGTCAGCCAGCAAAACCTGTCTTTGTTACCTCCgagaaatatttctgtgtttgatggTAACCCATTAAAATACCAGTCTTTTGTTCATGCATTTGAACAATTAATTGAAGACAGgactaaaaatgataaagacaGACTGTATTATCTAGAACAATTTACATCTGGTTTGCCAAGAGATTTGGTTCGCAGCTGCTTACATATGGAAGGAAGTAGAGGCTACAGAGAAGCTAAACAACTATTAAAGGAGCACTTTggaaatgaaattaaagtttCTGGAGCTTATTTGGATAAAGCCTTGAACTGGCCAGCAATTAAAGCTGAGGATGGAAAAATGCTGTATGCATATGCAATGTATTTGAGAGGATGTTGTAATGTAATGCAAGATTTACAGTACATAGAGGACCTTGAAATCCCATCAAACCTAAGGCTGCTAGCATCCAAACTACCTTATAAACTGCGAGAAAGATGGCGAACCACAGCTTAtgaaatacaacagaaaactGGCAGGAGAGTCAGATTTAAACATCTTGTTGAGTTTGTGGAAAATTATGCTAACATGCTTTTGGATCCTTTGTTTGGAGACATTCAAGAccaaacaacaaccaaaaaaacattcCCAAGAGGCAAAGGTGAACTAAAATCAATAAGAGgtaaaaacagcagctttgCAACATCAATAGTTACCGAGAATACAGGATGTGCTATAAAGCAATCAGTTTTGCCTCCACCACCTCCTGAAACCACACCCAGTCACATTATCCCTCACTGTGGattctgtgaagaaaaacacaacttaactgactgtttgcattttaaaacaggGTCACATGATAgtaaagttgtatttttaagaAGTCATGGATATTGCTTTGGTTGCCTACGAAAAGGTCATTTAAGCAAAAATTGTAAGAGGAGACTAATGTGTCAAGTTTGTCAAATGAGACATCCAACAGTACTCCATATTAAAAGTGCAAAAGTTTCAAAGCAGGACAGTCAAACTGAGATTGAAGAAACTCCCATAAGCAGTGCTCTTGTTTCAGCAGGTGACTCAACCGGGGCCGGGAGAAAATGTGCACTTGCAATTGTTCCCGTCCGAGTTAAGGTGGCAAAAGGGGACAAATATATTCAGACCTATGCTTTCCTTGACCCGGGCAGCACTGCAACGTTTTGTACTGTAAGATTAATGAACCGACTAAATTTGAAAGGACGCAAAACAGAGATACTTCTGCGAACGATGGGACAGGAAAAGCCTGCAGAAACCTATGAGGTTAGAGGACTAGAGGTGGGAGATTTGAAGGGCTGTACATACTTGGACCTGCCGAAGGTTTACACACAGGATAAAATACCTGTctcaaaagaaaacatcatcaCACAAGCTGATCTGGAGATGTGGCCTCATCTCAGGGGTgtccatttaaagaaaattgagGCAGACATTGAACTCCTCATTGGAACTGACATTCCTCGAGCATTAGAGccatggaaaataataaatagtcaTGATAATGGACCATATGCAGTGGAAACTGTACTTGGATGGGTGGTAACTGGACCACTTGGTGTTGATAGTACCGCAGAATATGCTGGGCCTATTGCAGTGTCAAGTAACAGAATTTCTGTTACTGAATTGAAGGATCTGCTCATCAGACAATATAACCAGGATTTCTCTGAGAACTTATATGAGGAGAAAATTGAGATGTCTGTTGAGGATAAGTGTTTTATGGAGATTGCTTCTGGCTCATTGTATATTAAAGATGGACACTATCACCTACCACTTCCTTtcagaaataaagacaaagttATGCCTGATAACTATAAAATGGTTAAGGAACGCACACAGCACCTTATGAAAAGGTTTAAGAAGGATAGGATGTATGCAGAAGAATACACATCATTTATGGAGGACATTTTGAAAAGGGGCTATGCAGAAAAGGTTCCATTTGAGCAGCTTTGCAGGGAGGATGGACATGTCTGGTACATTCCACATCATGGTGTCTACCATAAGCGAAAGCACAAACTGAGGGTGGTGTTTGACTGTACATCCTCATATCAAGGAACCTCTCTGAACAAGGAGCTCCTCCAAGGGCCTGATTTAACAAACACCCTTATTGGGGTACTGCTAAGGTTTCGCCAAGAACCAATCGCAGTAATGGCAGACATTGAGGCAATGTTTTATCAAGTCTATGTGGATGAAAAAGACAGAGATGTCCTGAGGTTTCTGTGGTGGCCAGAAGGGAACATTAACAAACCTCTGGAAGTTTACAGGATGAAAGTTCACCTCTTTGGCTCTGTATCATCCCCAAGCATCGCTAATTTTGCTCTGCGTCAAACTGCTACTGACAACCAGAAGCATTATTCTGATGAGGTTATCGAAaccattaaaagtaacttttatgTGGATGATTGCCTCCGATCAGTGGCAACAGTAAAGCAGGCAATGAAGCTTGTCACAGATCTCACCAAAATATGCAGTGAGGGAGGTTTCACGTTAACAAAATGGGTCAGCAACAACCATGAAGTGCTGGCAAGCATCCCTGAACATCACAGAGCTGGAGCATTTAAGGAACTAGATCTGgacaaagaaaagctgaaagaaCAAATAACAGTTGAGTCTGCACTTGGACTCCACTGGGACACTCTCAGTGACACCTTCAGCTTTAAAGTAACCATCAGGAGTCGACCTGCTACCAGAAGAGGTATACTCTCCACAGTGAGTTCAGTATATGACCCATTAGGATTTCTTTCTCCTTTCGTCCTGAAAGCCAAACAATTACTCCAAGAACTCTGCAAAACCAAATATGGATGGGATCATGTCATTCCCCAGGAATTTGCAAAGCCTTGGCAAAGATGGCTCAAGGAGTTAAATCTGCTACATGACTTTCAAGTTGCAAGGTGCATAAAGCCTGAAAACTTTGATCCTGTGGAAACTGCTGAATTGCATCACTTTTGTGATGCAAGTGAGTCAGGCTATGGTACAGTAAGCTACCTCAGATTATCAAATCACCAAGGTCAAATCCATGTCTGCTTCATATTTGGAAAAGCTAGAGTGGCACCTCTAAAGCAGATGACCATACCCAGACTGGAACTCACAGCAGCAACATTGGCTGTAAAAGTGGATCGAATGCTAAAGAAAGAGCTGCAATTACCACTTACAGATTCAACTTTCTGGACAGATAGTACATCTGTGTTGAAATATATTCACAATCAAACGAAAAGATTTCACACTTTTGTATCCAACAGGATTGCAGTAATCCATGACCTCTCCCACACCAGCCAGTGGAGATACATAAGTTCAAAAGTCAACCCAGCCGACGACGCATCAAGAGGGCTTTATGTGGAATCTTTCGTAAGTTCAAAATGGCTGACCGGTCCGGAATATCtcagcagagaaaaaagaacATGGCCGAGGCACACAGAAGGTCTGGAAGAAATACCAGCAAACGATCCTGAGGTGAGAAAGGAGATCACAATCAACAGTGTGATAGTGGAGGATCAACATCCAGTATGCAAGCTAATCAAGTATCATTCATCATGGAACAAACTTCAGAAGTCGGTAGCCTGGatattaaaagtgaaaagaCATCTTCTACTGCTAAGCCAGCAAAGAAAAGGTCAAACTCACCTGTCTTCAGGAGTGATGAAAAGGCTGAAAAATCAACATGAAACCCAAAACCTGTCAGTGGAGGACATGcaaaatgcagagaaagctataatttgttttgaacaaaaacgCTACTTTGACTGTGAATTTACTTGCTTGGAACAAGGCAAACCTCTTAGTTCAAGAAGTACCATCCTCAAACTGGATCCGATGCTTGATGGTAGCATTTTGAGAGTTGGCGGCAGgataaataaaagtacaatGCCAATCCACCAGAAAAACCCGATCATTTTACCTAAAGGTTCACATATATCTAACCTCATCTTACAACAAATTCATCACCAAGTTGGACATTCAGGAAGGAGCCACATGCTCTCCAAGCTAAGGCAGAAATTCTGGCTCCCACATGCAAACTCTTTAGCCAGAAAAATTATCAAGAGCTGTGTATTCTGTAGACGCATACAGGCAAAACCTGGTGAACAGAAGATGTCGGACCTTCCTGAGGACCGTTTATTTCCAGACCTACCTCCTTTTAGTCATGTTGGCATTGACTACTTTGGTCCTATTGAAGTAAAAAGGGGACGAGCTCAGGTGAAACGATGGGGAGTCATATTCACCTGTCTGGTGAGTCGAGCTATCCACCTGGAGATGGCCAATTTCTTAACCACAGACTCGTGCATAAATGCTATACGCAGATTCATCTGCAGAAGAGGATCAATGATGAGCATCAGAACAGACTGCGGGACAAACTTTGTGGGAGCACAAAAGGAACTACAAGAAGCATTAAGAGAGCTAAATCATCAGAAAATCCAAAAGGCTCTTTTAGTAGAGggaataaaatggatttttaacCCTCCTTATGGGGCTCACCACGGTGGAGTCTGGGAAAGACTAATACGTCTAATCAAAAAGACCCTCACATCTATTCTAAAGGAACAAACACTGGACGATGAAACCCTGTCAACAGCACTATGTGAAGTAGAAGCCATCCTAAATGACAGGCCAATAACTTCAGTGTCAAATGACCCCAATGACTTAGAACCACTAACACCAAACCATTTACTCCAGCTGAAAGGAAAAGCAACCATACCACCAGGGGTCTTTGACAAAGCAGATCAATATTCAAGAAGAAGATGGAGACAAGCACAGTATCTTGCAGATCTTTTCTGGAGACGTTGGATAAGGGAGTATCTCCCACTCATGCAAGAACGAAGCAAGTGGAACAGCAAAAAGAGGAACTTCGGCCCTGGAGATCTGGTTGTTATTGTGGATAACTCGGCACCAAGGAGCGCATGGACAATGGGCCGTGTTATGAAGACTTTTCCAAATGCCAAAGGCTTTGTTAGAAGTGTTTTAGTTAAAACCAAAGCCAATGTTATCCAGCGACCAATAGATAAGCTCTGTCTTTTAATGGAGGCAgcagaatga